One Aureibacter tunicatorum DNA segment encodes these proteins:
- a CDS encoding carbonic anhydrase family protein: MKKNYFILVLFLILLSCNNSDNSPCDNYKWSFHGDTGPDTWSICYSQCDGKMQSPIDISNPIEDEKLNAIDFNYSPSQILLENTGNYLVFNYMEGSYILLDSIQYDLVQFHTHMKSDHTVDSKSFPMEIHLVHQNEETEELAVVALFVEVGEPNPVLETFINDLPKSEGGTFHSETEINAIDLLPESPNYYFYNGSLTSPPCTEGVLWNVMLETIQASQDQMDKYYEILKNNERPVQPINGRKVYLYKERQSLAQR, translated from the coding sequence ATGAAAAAAAACTACTTTATTCTTGTCTTATTTCTGATATTGTTATCCTGTAATAATTCCGACAATAGCCCATGCGATAACTATAAATGGTCTTTTCATGGCGATACAGGTCCAGACACTTGGTCAATTTGTTATAGCCAATGCGATGGCAAGATGCAATCGCCGATTGATATTAGCAATCCAATCGAGGATGAAAAGTTAAATGCGATTGATTTTAACTATTCACCAAGCCAAATCCTATTGGAAAATACAGGCAATTACCTTGTTTTCAATTATATGGAAGGCAGCTATATCTTATTGGATTCCATTCAATATGATCTCGTTCAATTTCATACACATATGAAATCAGACCATACTGTGGACAGCAAATCTTTTCCTATGGAAATTCACTTGGTGCATCAAAATGAAGAAACAGAAGAATTAGCCGTAGTAGCGTTGTTTGTAGAAGTGGGCGAACCGAATCCAGTATTGGAAACGTTTATAAACGATTTGCCAAAATCAGAAGGAGGAACATTTCATTCTGAAACAGAGATAAACGCTATTGATTTATTGCCAGAATCTCCAAACTATTATTTTTACAACGGTTCATTGACTAGCCCTCCTTGTACAGAAGGTGTCTTATGGAATGTTATGCTAGAAACTATTCAAGCTTCACAAGATCAAATGGATAAATATTATGAAATATTAAAAAACAATGAAAGACCTGTGCAACCGATTAATGGCCGAAAAGTGTATTTATACAAAGAAAGACAATCCCTAGCTCAGCGATGA
- a CDS encoding pectin acetylesterase-family hydrolase has translation MPDRNKLKIWKASKLIIVAVIIVLVSTIIIEWKDYSSQSTNYRLNKWMWVPTKNYICRDGSTSGFITKNGTGNSLVIFLSPGGSCFNSVTCIASKNKFNVKSYNKFKKAIIEKKDIFSDSPQDNPFYDADFLILPYCTGDLHSGTNSWGRFKNQLKRQQFVGRNNIECSINIFKKMNGLKKYDKVILWGESAGGFGSLINFDYIASQFPDSKFTMFINSGPMLLGNNIYTNCMRRCLINLYKIKIPDDYHKYINDINKYAFKEQGFYEYVANKYPENKFIILSSEYDWVMRNFYGFGQSNCNPWVTTIDSMNYNAALRNLKHNLNDYHNWHVEIGNGSNHIYKMDEIMSFDSLAMLLTEP, from the coding sequence ATGCCAGATAGAAATAAATTAAAAATTTGGAAGGCGTCAAAACTCATTATTGTTGCGGTAATAATTGTACTGGTCTCAACAATAATTATCGAGTGGAAAGATTATTCATCTCAATCAACAAATTATAGATTGAACAAATGGATGTGGGTGCCTACTAAAAACTATATATGCCGGGACGGCAGTACTTCTGGCTTTATCACTAAAAACGGTACAGGCAATTCGCTTGTAATTTTTTTATCTCCAGGTGGATCTTGCTTCAATTCAGTGACTTGCATAGCAAGTAAGAACAAATTCAATGTTAAGAGTTATAATAAGTTCAAGAAAGCCATTATTGAAAAAAAAGATATTTTTTCAGACTCACCACAAGACAATCCATTTTATGATGCAGATTTTCTAATACTGCCATATTGCACTGGCGATTTGCATTCGGGGACAAACTCTTGGGGCAGATTCAAAAATCAGCTCAAGCGCCAACAATTTGTCGGCAGAAACAACATAGAATGCTCCATAAATATTTTCAAAAAAATGAATGGGCTAAAGAAATACGACAAAGTTATCCTATGGGGTGAAAGTGCCGGAGGCTTCGGTTCATTGATAAATTTCGACTACATAGCAAGCCAATTTCCCGACTCTAAATTCACCATGTTCATTAATAGCGGTCCTATGCTGCTTGGAAATAATATTTATACAAACTGTATGAGACGATGCCTTATTAATTTGTATAAAATTAAAATCCCTGACGACTACCATAAATACATAAACGATATAAATAAATACGCCTTCAAAGAGCAAGGCTTTTATGAATATGTGGCAAATAAATACCCTGAGAACAAATTCATTATACTAAGCTCAGAATATGACTGGGTGATGAGAAACTTCTATGGCTTTGGCCAATCCAATTGCAATCCATGGGTTACAACTATTGATTCGATGAATTATAATGCGGCCTTGAGAAACTTAAAGCATAATTTAAATGATTATCATAACTGGCATGTTGAAATAGGCAATGGCTCCAATCATATATATAAAATGGATGAAATCATGTCGTTTGACAGCTTGGCAATGCTATTGACTGAACCTTAA
- the lysA gene encoding diaminopimelate decarboxylase — MKRVDNHFEIQGIKVDKICQEFGTPLYVYDADTIVGQLSKFRKAFEGVDFKVKYACKALTNLSIVKLMKTLGTGLDTVSIPEVKMGLSVGFEPEEIIFTPNAVDFSEIEEAVELGVHINIENMSNLERFAKKYGNTKPCCVRMNPFIMAESNSEKVEWWHKQSKFGISIKQIDDVKELVKEYGLVINGIHIHSSSVIMNPEIFIKGVQNVFEVAERFENLDYIDFGGGIKVLHKEDDEIINIFDLGKGLKEELAKFEERYGKKVQLWFEPGRFLVSDSGTLFTEVKIRKNNGHREFAGTDSGFNQLIRPMMYDAYHEIVNTSNPDGEEQMYTIVGNICEIDNFAVDRNMPEIREGDILAIKNAGAYGYSMASNYNSRMRPAEVMIVNGEAKLVRKRDTYEDLVKNQIVIDFDKESLDQKHQELTETL, encoded by the coding sequence ATGAAAAGAGTCGATAATCATTTTGAAATCCAAGGTATCAAAGTGGATAAGATCTGCCAAGAGTTCGGAACTCCACTTTATGTCTATGACGCTGATACTATTGTAGGACAATTAAGCAAATTTCGCAAAGCTTTCGAAGGTGTTGACTTCAAGGTAAAATATGCTTGCAAGGCGCTTACCAATTTGAGTATTGTAAAATTGATGAAAACTTTAGGCACTGGACTAGATACTGTTTCTATCCCTGAGGTTAAAATGGGCCTAAGCGTAGGCTTCGAGCCGGAAGAAATTATCTTCACGCCTAATGCGGTTGATTTTTCTGAAATCGAAGAAGCTGTAGAGCTTGGTGTTCATATCAACATTGAAAATATGTCGAATCTTGAAAGGTTCGCAAAAAAATACGGAAATACTAAACCTTGCTGTGTTAGAATGAATCCATTCATCATGGCCGAGTCAAATTCGGAAAAAGTTGAATGGTGGCATAAGCAATCTAAGTTCGGTATTTCTATCAAGCAAATCGACGATGTAAAAGAGCTAGTTAAAGAATACGGCTTGGTAATCAATGGTATTCATATTCACTCTAGCTCAGTAATCATGAATCCGGAGATTTTCATCAAAGGAGTTCAAAATGTATTTGAAGTTGCGGAAAGATTCGAAAATCTTGATTACATTGATTTCGGAGGAGGAATCAAAGTCCTTCATAAAGAAGATGATGAAATCATTAATATTTTTGATCTAGGAAAAGGCCTAAAAGAGGAGCTAGCTAAATTCGAAGAAAGATACGGCAAAAAAGTTCAACTTTGGTTTGAGCCAGGAAGATTCTTGGTTAGCGACTCCGGAACTTTGTTCACTGAAGTGAAAATCAGAAAGAACAACGGGCATAGAGAATTCGCCGGTACCGACTCAGGTTTCAACCAATTGATCAGACCAATGATGTATGACGCATACCATGAAATCGTTAACACATCAAACCCTGACGGTGAAGAGCAAATGTACACTATCGTTGGTAATATTTGTGAAATAGACAACTTCGCTGTAGATAGAAATATGCCTGAAATTAGAGAAGGGGATATCTTGGCGATCAAAAATGCCGGTGCCTATGGATACAGCATGGCTTCTAATTACAATTCGAGAATGAGGCCTGCCGAAGTAATGATTGTTAACGGCGAAGCTAAACTTGTAAGAAAAAGAGATACTTACGAAGACTTAGTAAAGAATCAAATAGTTATTGATTTCGATAAAGAGTCATTAGATCAAAAGCATCAAGAATTGACTGAAACATTATAA
- a CDS encoding homoserine kinase, giving the protein MTKEIIEEVLANYDLGDPIEWKVLSSGFANENYKLVTTKETVLLRVCKQQEREAIDFEMELMDRLKSEHFPSAYSRQRKDGKFVTPSEKGEIVIYDFVIGKEPQLNSNTCSEIANAVGILSKLPIDDSYAKPNAVSIDLCDHIIERIPNAKNRFDDIYEFFIEETNYLREALTANLPKGIVHGDIFPDNTLYDGDDLKAVIDFEEFCVERLMFDVGVTINGFCFIDNKLDESLLKIFIDTYQKQRKLTEDELSYLDKYIRWGAQAMIAWHLQNNLLDIPNEKQEARVRELIDRIKNLDLQTVKNN; this is encoded by the coding sequence ATGACGAAGGAAATAATAGAAGAAGTTTTAGCAAACTATGATTTGGGAGATCCAATTGAATGGAAAGTTCTATCCAGTGGTTTTGCTAATGAAAATTACAAACTAGTTACCACTAAGGAAACTGTCTTGTTGAGAGTTTGCAAACAACAAGAAAGAGAAGCCATTGATTTTGAAATGGAATTAATGGATAGACTAAAAAGCGAACACTTTCCTTCGGCATATTCGAGACAAAGAAAAGATGGTAAATTTGTCACTCCCTCAGAAAAAGGAGAAATCGTAATTTACGACTTTGTAATCGGCAAAGAACCTCAGCTAAATAGCAATACATGTTCTGAAATTGCCAATGCTGTAGGAATACTAAGCAAATTGCCTATTGATGACAGCTACGCGAAGCCAAATGCTGTTTCTATCGACCTTTGCGATCATATTATCGAAAGAATTCCTAATGCTAAAAATCGCTTCGATGACATCTATGAGTTTTTCATAGAAGAGACAAATTATTTGCGAGAAGCCTTGACTGCAAACCTGCCAAAAGGCATTGTGCATGGGGATATATTCCCGGACAATACGCTTTATGATGGTGATGATCTTAAAGCTGTCATCGACTTTGAAGAGTTTTGTGTCGAGAGGCTCATGTTCGATGTAGGCGTAACAATCAATGGCTTCTGCTTTATTGACAACAAACTTGATGAGAGCTTATTAAAAATATTTATAGACACTTATCAAAAGCAAAGAAAGCTAACTGAAGATGAATTGTCATATCTTGACAAATACATTCGATGGGGAGCTCAAGCAATGATTGCTTGGCATCTTCAAAACAACCTTTTGGATATTCCGAATGAGAAACAAGAAGCCAGAGTAAGGGAATTGATCGACCGCATCAAAAATCTAGATCTACAAACTGTAAAAAACAACTAA
- a CDS encoding glycoside hydrolase family 2 TIM barrel-domain containing protein has translation MRSVFLGLGLLACVGSGALYAQQGKSDKAVVQAQHDWENERVFAINKEPSRAFFFPYESEALALNHKKAASGRYQLLNGKWKFHFSRKPADRPENFYKEDFDISKWDEISVPGNWELLGYDVPHYLDVDYPFEANPPFIPNHYNPVGSYRHTFDIPQDWDGNDIYIHLGAVKSAFYIWVNGEKVGYSQDSKLPAEFNITDFIRKGNNTLALEVYRWSDGSYLEDQDFWRVSGIERDVYVYAQPKFTIQDFFLKADLDNQYKDGLFDLRVDLKNSGAKAIKGGQVEATLLDGGKEVFSLNETVNINAKGELSIDLSKKIDNPRKWSAEFPNLYKLLLTLKDSKGNVITSLTNDVGFRKLEIKNAQFLVNGVPVYIRGVNRHEHDMVTGHVIDEASMIEDIELMKKFNINAVRNSHYPNDERWYELCNQYGLYMVDEANVESHGQDIWDPEKTLAMKESWKAQHHDRMLRMVERDKNQPSIVTWSLGNEAGRGLAFYEGYGEVKKIDDTRPVQYEMSQNSEFTDIQAPMYHSIEEVERFAKSNPKIPLIMCEYDHAMGNSVGSLQDYWDLFESYECLQGGFIWDWVDQGFLMHTESGEPYFGYGGDFDHGEVPNDSTFCLNGLVMADRTVKPHTWEVKKVYQPIKIHASDLSNGVVEIQNKFGFDNVSNYDGYWEIKSQGNLVAKGQMPEIDIPASTRKQVTIDIPEINPVPGAEYHLKVWYLTKEEKNLVPAGHEVAWDQFKLPIEVPAVKMDLSALDKIKLTKSGNDFIVEGPKFKYTFLAENGGLSSAKFEGKELIKTPLKPNFWRAPIDNDLGNGMPTRCAEWKRASDNQKVIAFNAKALDKRKIQIVSDLELADTVATAKVVYTVYGNGEIVVDYLMSPKSSHLDEIPRVGMIAQLPGEYDKMSWYGRGPQETYSDRKTGASVDVYSGTVWDQYFPYVRPQEFGNKTDVRWMSLTNASGKGLLLVAENDLLSVNAHQISPEVIEHPGADAPNRHTYHVKPEDVVTWYIDLKQMGVGGEDSWGAKPRPDYLIKPDRNYEYSFRLIPYDVFENSPLQKINSRVEHQSSSL, from the coding sequence ATGAGGTCAGTATTTTTAGGATTGGGCCTTTTGGCTTGCGTGGGATCTGGTGCGCTTTACGCGCAACAAGGCAAGTCTGACAAGGCAGTAGTTCAAGCTCAGCATGATTGGGAAAATGAACGCGTTTTTGCCATAAACAAAGAGCCTTCCAGAGCATTTTTCTTCCCTTATGAATCGGAGGCCTTGGCCCTCAACCATAAGAAAGCGGCATCTGGAAGATATCAATTGTTGAATGGAAAATGGAAATTCCACTTTAGCAGAAAGCCGGCAGACAGGCCTGAGAATTTCTATAAAGAAGACTTTGATATCAGCAAATGGGATGAAATTAGCGTTCCGGGAAACTGGGAGCTTTTAGGCTATGATGTCCCTCACTATTTGGATGTTGACTATCCATTTGAGGCAAACCCGCCATTTATTCCAAATCATTATAATCCAGTAGGATCATATAGACATACATTTGACATTCCTCAAGATTGGGATGGAAATGATATATATATCCACTTGGGGGCTGTTAAGTCAGCATTTTATATTTGGGTGAATGGTGAAAAAGTAGGTTATAGCCAAGATTCCAAGTTGCCGGCTGAATTTAACATAACGGATTTTATCCGCAAAGGCAATAACACATTGGCGCTGGAAGTATATAGATGGAGTGATGGATCTTATTTAGAGGATCAGGATTTTTGGAGAGTCAGCGGTATAGAAAGAGACGTATATGTATATGCTCAGCCGAAGTTCACAATTCAAGACTTTTTCTTGAAAGCGGATTTGGATAATCAATATAAAGATGGTTTGTTTGACTTGCGCGTTGATTTGAAAAACTCTGGGGCCAAAGCGATAAAAGGCGGTCAAGTCGAAGCTACTTTGCTTGACGGTGGCAAAGAAGTATTCAGCTTGAATGAAACAGTCAATATCAACGCAAAAGGAGAGTTGTCAATCGACTTGTCCAAAAAAATTGACAATCCTAGAAAGTGGTCAGCGGAATTTCCGAATTTGTATAAATTATTGCTGACATTAAAAGATTCAAAAGGCAATGTCATAACGTCATTGACGAATGATGTTGGTTTTAGAAAATTAGAAATCAAGAATGCCCAGTTTTTGGTAAATGGTGTTCCAGTTTATATCAGAGGTGTTAACAGACATGAGCATGACATGGTAACAGGTCATGTAATTGATGAGGCTTCTATGATCGAAGATATTGAGTTGATGAAAAAATTCAATATCAATGCTGTAAGAAACTCGCATTATCCTAATGATGAGAGATGGTATGAGTTATGCAACCAATACGGTTTGTATATGGTGGATGAGGCCAATGTGGAATCTCATGGTCAAGACATTTGGGACCCGGAGAAAACATTAGCGATGAAGGAAAGCTGGAAGGCTCAGCATCATGACAGAATGTTGAGAATGGTCGAAAGAGATAAAAACCAGCCTTCTATTGTTACTTGGTCTTTAGGCAATGAGGCTGGTAGAGGCTTGGCATTTTATGAAGGATATGGCGAAGTGAAGAAAATTGACGACACAAGGCCTGTGCAATATGAAATGTCACAGAATTCGGAGTTTACTGATATACAAGCTCCTATGTATCATTCAATCGAAGAAGTGGAGAGATTTGCCAAGAGCAATCCAAAGATTCCTTTGATTATGTGTGAGTACGATCATGCTATGGGTAATAGCGTTGGTAGTTTGCAAGATTATTGGGATTTATTCGAAAGTTACGAGTGCCTTCAAGGCGGCTTTATATGGGACTGGGTGGATCAAGGTTTCTTGATGCATACTGAGAGTGGCGAACCATATTTCGGATATGGTGGAGATTTTGATCATGGCGAAGTTCCTAATGATTCTACTTTCTGCTTGAACGGATTGGTGATGGCAGATAGAACAGTGAAACCGCATACTTGGGAAGTGAAAAAAGTATATCAGCCGATAAAAATTCATGCAAGCGATTTATCCAATGGAGTAGTTGAAATTCAAAACAAGTTTGGATTTGACAATGTCTCGAACTATGATGGGTATTGGGAGATCAAGTCGCAAGGCAATTTGGTGGCTAAAGGACAAATGCCTGAAATTGACATTCCGGCATCAACAAGAAAGCAAGTTACTATTGATATACCTGAGATCAATCCAGTGCCGGGAGCGGAATATCATTTGAAAGTTTGGTATTTGACTAAAGAGGAGAAGAATCTAGTGCCAGCTGGCCATGAAGTTGCTTGGGATCAATTCAAGTTGCCAATTGAAGTTCCTGCTGTGAAGATGGACCTTTCAGCTCTTGATAAAATCAAATTGACAAAAAGTGGAAATGATTTTATCGTTGAAGGACCTAAATTCAAATATACTTTCCTAGCGGAAAATGGAGGGTTGTCTTCGGCTAAATTCGAAGGAAAAGAGTTGATTAAGACCCCATTGAAGCCTAATTTTTGGAGAGCTCCTATAGATAATGATCTAGGGAATGGGATGCCTACAAGATGCGCGGAATGGAAAAGAGCTTCTGATAATCAAAAAGTAATCGCTTTCAATGCCAAGGCTTTGGATAAGCGTAAAATTCAAATTGTTTCTGATTTAGAACTTGCTGATACAGTTGCAACTGCTAAAGTTGTTTACACAGTATATGGAAATGGAGAAATTGTAGTTGATTACTTGATGTCTCCTAAGAGCTCGCATTTGGATGAAATTCCTAGAGTAGGAATGATAGCTCAGTTGCCGGGAGAATATGATAAAATGTCATGGTATGGCAGAGGGCCTCAAGAAACTTATTCGGATAGAAAGACTGGAGCGTCTGTTGATGTATATAGTGGTACAGTTTGGGATCAGTATTTCCCTTATGTGAGACCTCAGGAATTCGGAAATAAAACGGATGTGAGATGGATGAGCTTGACAAATGCAAGCGGTAAAGGGTTATTGCTTGTGGCTGAAAACGATTTGTTAAGCGTTAATGCTCATCAGATTAGTCCGGAAGTAATCGAACACCCTGGTGCGGATGCTCCAAATCGTCATACTTATCATGTCAAGCCTGAAGATGTAGTGACTTGGTACATTGACTTGAAGCAAATGGGAGTAGGAGGAGAAGATAGTTGGGGAGCTAAGCCAAGACCGGATTATTTGATTAAGCCTGATAGAAACTATGAATATAGTTTTAGATTGATACCTTATGATGTTTTTGAAAATAGTCCTTTGCAAAAAATAAATAGCAGAGTGGAGCATCAGTCTAGTTCTTTATAA
- a CDS encoding saccharopine dehydrogenase C-terminal domain-containing protein, producing the protein MSKVLILGAGMVVKPMVDYLLEKGVQVTLASRTKSKADAIINGRDNAEAIAWTVDQAEELEAMIQANDLTVSLLPYTFHVTVAELCIKHGKNMVTTSYVSEQMKALDEQAKDAGIIILNEIGLDPGIDHMTAQQIIDNAHDRDAKIEEFYSICGALPAPEASQNPLRYKFSWSPKGVVMASNNGAKFLKDGIVQELDTIDLFKNPIQENFPELETLEIYPNRDSLSYVDIYNIPETKTMYRGTFRYKNWCESLDSIKALGMTGYDKVDASGLSYKEFTAKISGLASENIKAAIANELNIEEAGTAINAMEWLGLFDDKQLPYEEEVSPFDVLSDLMIEKMMLGDDERDMVAMQHTFVIEEADGTRKEVKSRLLDFGNEEDTSIARTVALPAAIGVEMILNGQININGVHIPIRKEIYEPVLTQLETMGIGMKEEVREISQA; encoded by the coding sequence ATGTCAAAAGTACTTATTTTAGGAGCAGGAATGGTTGTGAAGCCAATGGTTGATTACCTTTTGGAAAAAGGAGTTCAAGTTACATTGGCTAGTAGAACCAAGTCAAAAGCGGATGCTATTATCAACGGCAGAGATAATGCCGAAGCGATTGCATGGACAGTGGATCAAGCTGAAGAGCTTGAAGCGATGATCCAAGCGAATGACTTGACAGTGAGTTTGCTTCCTTATACTTTTCATGTGACAGTTGCGGAGTTGTGCATTAAGCATGGAAAAAATATGGTGACGACATCTTATGTGTCGGAGCAAATGAAAGCGCTTGACGAGCAAGCGAAAGATGCTGGAATCATCATATTGAATGAAATTGGATTGGATCCGGGTATTGATCATATGACAGCCCAGCAGATTATTGACAATGCTCATGACAGAGACGCTAAAATTGAAGAGTTTTACTCTATTTGCGGAGCATTGCCTGCGCCAGAAGCATCTCAAAACCCTTTGAGGTACAAGTTTTCTTGGAGTCCGAAAGGAGTTGTTATGGCTAGCAATAACGGAGCGAAATTTTTGAAAGACGGAATAGTGCAGGAATTAGACACTATTGATTTATTCAAGAATCCTATTCAGGAAAATTTCCCTGAGTTGGAAACATTGGAGATCTATCCAAATAGAGATTCGCTTTCATATGTGGATATCTATAATATTCCAGAGACTAAAACGATGTACCGCGGTACATTCAGATATAAAAACTGGTGTGAAAGTCTAGACAGCATCAAAGCGTTGGGCATGACTGGATATGATAAGGTCGACGCTAGTGGATTGAGCTACAAGGAATTTACTGCTAAAATTTCAGGTTTAGCTTCTGAAAATATTAAAGCGGCTATAGCCAACGAGCTAAATATTGAAGAAGCTGGAACGGCTATTAACGCAATGGAATGGCTAGGTTTGTTTGACGACAAGCAGTTGCCGTACGAAGAGGAAGTTAGCCCATTTGATGTATTGTCTGATTTGATGATTGAAAAGATGATGTTGGGAGACGATGAAAGAGACATGGTAGCTATGCAACATACATTCGTAATCGAAGAGGCTGACGGTACTAGAAAAGAAGTGAAGTCAAGATTGCTTGACTTTGGAAATGAAGAAGATACTTCTATCGCTAGAACAGTTGCTTTGCCTGCTGCTATTGGAGTGGAAATGATTTTGAATGGCCAGATCAACATAAACGGAGTGCATATTCCGATAAGAAAAGAAATTTACGAGCCGGTTTTGACGCAGTTGGAAACTATGGGAATCGGCATGAAAGAAGAAGTGAGAGAGATATCTCAAGCATAA
- a CDS encoding RagB/SusD family nutrient uptake outer membrane protein, with protein sequence MKKFFKIFLVAWMSFSITSCDNYLDEMSPDLPTSDQIWVSYESAEKYLISAYAYTYTAGWMFHEYFYLPENFRADDLKAENGTTAWSYLARIVNFTNRADESVSRTLWTEWYKGIKLCNDIIENVPEMDMITEDQQNELVAEARFLRAFYHFNLQRNFHDIIVRDAVPKTPEELQKATSTIEEVYMFVEEDLKFATEHLPSSWPASKFGRATNAAANAYLGKTFLYQEKWSEAAEALGNVRGHSLVSGDRYRSLFDGTDEMSEEIIFSRQYTDDQMDLINQWHQLGVAFAPADLNGGWDMCSVSDYAMDQFDAGDMRKEATVLESGQEFDGEEITFNDPDRKMLIKYVEGLSNISSNRSFADVILMRYANVVLMRAEALNEMGQDGEAQSLINDIRGRAGLNPISFTGDQLRQEIRKQRLVELIGESERFYDLVRWDIVKEQLGMAQNPYADNFEEKHSFFPIPLEEVQRNRFVDPTPGF encoded by the coding sequence ATGAAAAAATTCTTTAAAATATTTTTAGTAGCATGGATGTCTTTTTCAATAACATCCTGTGATAATTATTTGGATGAAATGTCTCCGGATTTGCCAACAAGCGATCAAATTTGGGTAAGTTATGAATCAGCGGAAAAGTATCTGATAAGTGCCTATGCTTATACCTACACAGCTGGATGGATGTTTCATGAGTATTTCTACTTGCCTGAAAACTTCAGAGCTGATGACTTGAAAGCTGAAAATGGAACCACAGCATGGTCTTATCTGGCAAGAATAGTCAATTTTACCAATAGAGCTGACGAAAGTGTTTCTAGAACACTTTGGACAGAATGGTATAAGGGAATCAAACTTTGCAATGATATTATTGAGAATGTTCCTGAGATGGACATGATCACGGAAGATCAACAAAATGAATTGGTTGCTGAAGCTAGATTTTTGAGAGCTTTCTATCATTTTAATTTGCAAAGAAACTTTCATGATATTATTGTGAGAGATGCTGTGCCTAAGACTCCTGAAGAATTGCAAAAAGCGACTTCCACAATCGAAGAAGTATATATGTTTGTTGAAGAAGATTTGAAATTCGCTACTGAACATTTGCCTTCTTCATGGCCGGCTAGCAAGTTTGGTCGAGCTACTAATGCCGCTGCAAATGCATATTTGGGCAAGACTTTCTTGTATCAAGAAAAATGGTCTGAAGCTGCTGAAGCTTTGGGCAATGTGAGAGGACATTCGTTAGTAAGCGGTGATAGATATAGATCATTGTTTGACGGTACTGATGAGATGTCAGAGGAAATAATTTTTTCTAGACAATATACTGATGATCAAATGGATTTGATTAATCAATGGCATCAATTAGGTGTAGCTTTCGCTCCAGCTGATTTGAATGGTGGATGGGATATGTGCAGTGTCTCTGACTATGCAATGGATCAATTTGATGCTGGAGATATGAGAAAAGAAGCTACAGTATTGGAAAGTGGTCAAGAATTCGATGGAGAAGAGATAACATTCAATGATCCTGATAGAAAAATGTTGATAAAATATGTGGAAGGATTGAGCAATATTAGCTCCAACAGATCTTTTGCAGATGTGATATTAATGAGATATGCTAATGTCGTGTTGATGAGAGCCGAGGCATTAAATGAAATGGGACAAGATGGGGAAGCTCAATCACTAATTAATGATATCAGAGGAAGAGCTGGGTTGAATCCGATTTCTTTCACAGGCGATCAACTGAGACAGGAGATAAGAAAGCAGCGTCTTGTCGAGCTAATTGGAGAAAGCGAGCGATTCTATGATTTAGTGAGATGGGATATAGTTAAAGAGCAGTTGGGAATGGCTCAAAACCCATATGCAGATAATTTTGAAGAAAAGCATAGTTTCTTCCCTATTCCTCTTGAAGAGGTTCAAAGAAACAGATTTGTAGATCCTACACCTGGCTTCTAG